DNA from Streptomyces sp. Edi4:
GGTGGACAACGCGGTTTCGTACGACTCCGAGGTGGGCGAGGGGGCGACGGTGGGTCCGTTCGCCTATTTGCGTCCGGGTACGCGGCTCGGCGTGAAGGCCAAGATCGGTACGTACGTCGAGACGAAGAACGCGACGATCGGTGAGGGGACGAAGGTTCCGCATCTGTCGTATGTGGGGGACGCGACGATCGGTGAGTACACGAACATCGGCGCGGCCAGTGTGTTCGTGAACTATGACGGTGAGGCCAAGCACCACACGACGATCGGCTCACACTGCAAGACGGGTTCGGACAACATGTTTGTTGCGCCCGTCACAGTGGGGGACGGTGCTTACACCGCCGCGGGTTCGGTGATCACGAAGGATGTGCCGGCGGGTTCGCTGGCCGTGGCCCGGGGCCAGCAGCGGAATATCGAGGGTTGGGTGGAGCGCAAGCGTCCGGGAAGTGCCGCCGCGCAGGCCGCTCAGGCTGCGGCCGGGCAGTCGGCCGGCGAGAACTGACCGGATTCGGGTGCGTCTTTCACGGGCTACCGTGATAGGTGCACATATTCGGCTGGCTCGCCGCGAAAGGGACCGCGCGGGTGCAGCAGCATCGAACTTGTCTGAGGAGACTGTGCTGTGACCGGGATCAAGACGACCGGCGAGAAGAAGCTGATGCTCTTCTCCGGCCGCGCCCACCCCGAGCTGGCCGAGGAGGTCGCGCACCAGCTGGGTGTGGGCCTCGTGCCGACGAAGGCCTTCGACTTCGCGAACGGTGAGATCTACGTTCGTTTCCAGGAGTCGGCGCGTGGTGCGGACTGCTTCCTGATCCAGAGCCACACGGCTCCGATCAATAAGTGGATCATGGAGCAGCTGATCATGATCGATGCCCTGAAGCGGGCGTCGGCGCGATCCATCACCGTGATCATTCCGTCCTACGGCTATGCCCGTCAGGACAAGAAGCACAAGGGCCGTGAGCCGATCTCGGCGCGTCTGGTGGCCGACCTGCTGAAGACGGCGGGCGCGGACCGCATCCTTACCGTCGATCTGCACACGGACCAGATCCAGGGCTTCTTCGACGGTCCGGTGGACCACCTCACGGCGCTGCCGGTCCTCGCGGACTACGTGGGCGCGAAGG
Protein-coding regions in this window:
- a CDS encoding ribose-phosphate diphosphokinase, whose protein sequence is MTGIKTTGEKKLMLFSGRAHPELAEEVAHQLGVGLVPTKAFDFANGEIYVRFQESARGADCFLIQSHTAPINKWIMEQLIMIDALKRASARSITVIIPSYGYARQDKKHKGREPISARLVADLLKTAGADRILTVDLHTDQIQGFFDGPVDHLTALPVLADYVGAKVDRSKLTIVSPDAGRVRVADRWCDRLDAPLAIVHKRRDKDVANTVTVHEVVGDVKGRVCVLVDDMIDTGGTICAAADALFSHGAEDVIVTATHGILSGPAADRLKNSKVSEFVFTNTLPDPSDLELDKITVLSIAPSIARAVREVFEDGSVTSLFEEN